One part of the Microbulbifer sp. THAF38 genome encodes these proteins:
- a CDS encoding aldehyde dehydrogenase, giving the protein MSKTLNSIDPLNNEVIGSVDICYEDDLKKLLQQAKQAQVEWGKKSLQQRVQLVQQAYKQLEPIQAKLAKLVSREMGKDARRASYEAGGAIHSGPWLAGDSGEALRGQRQGNSEIQYRPLGVVAVISPWNYPLAMANNLIVPALIAGNSVVLKPSEETPLVADLLVKTLNQSLPNGVLQIAHGDGKTGEALVKADINMVAFTGSRATGQAIMANAAPKLKRLIMELGGNDPMLVLASADIHRAAQFAVASSFENAGQMCTSTERVYVDERIADQFEQAVVAIAKNYRTGGWPEGDVDIGPLVNSRQHQKVVRHIHDAIEKGATLLLGEKSPKLPFIPPTVISGIKPGMQLEDEETFGPVVAIDRFSTIEEGIYRANDSVYGLGAVVFGKSDAKEVANQLQAGMIGINQSAGGTPWVGAKQSGFGYHGGAEGHRQFAQLTLINH; this is encoded by the coding sequence ATGAGTAAAACCCTGAACTCAATAGATCCTTTAAATAACGAAGTTATCGGCAGTGTCGATATTTGTTATGAAGACGATTTAAAAAAATTGCTGCAACAGGCCAAGCAGGCACAGGTTGAGTGGGGCAAAAAATCCCTTCAGCAGCGTGTACAGCTTGTACAACAAGCCTATAAGCAGCTTGAACCCATACAGGCGAAATTGGCAAAACTGGTTAGCCGTGAGATGGGCAAAGATGCGCGGCGGGCCAGCTACGAGGCGGGTGGCGCCATTCACAGTGGCCCCTGGTTGGCCGGAGATTCCGGTGAGGCCCTACGCGGCCAGCGCCAGGGTAACAGTGAAATTCAATATCGTCCGTTAGGCGTGGTCGCGGTTATTTCCCCCTGGAATTATCCCCTGGCGATGGCCAATAACCTGATCGTACCGGCACTGATTGCCGGCAACAGCGTGGTTTTAAAACCCTCCGAAGAAACCCCGCTGGTTGCAGACCTACTGGTAAAAACCCTGAACCAGTCGCTGCCCAACGGGGTATTACAGATTGCCCATGGAGATGGAAAAACTGGAGAAGCCCTGGTCAAAGCGGATATCAATATGGTCGCTTTTACCGGCTCCCGTGCAACCGGCCAGGCCATCATGGCCAATGCCGCTCCCAAGTTAAAACGCCTGATCATGGAGTTAGGCGGTAATGATCCCATGCTGGTTTTGGCCAGCGCCGATATTCACCGCGCCGCACAATTTGCCGTAGCTTCCAGTTTTGAAAATGCCGGACAAATGTGCACTTCAACCGAGCGTGTATATGTAGACGAGCGTATCGCGGATCAGTTTGAACAAGCGGTAGTTGCCATTGCAAAAAATTATCGCACCGGTGGTTGGCCAGAAGGGGATGTCGATATAGGTCCACTGGTCAATTCCCGTCAGCATCAAAAAGTGGTTCGGCATATTCATGACGCCATAGAGAAGGGCGCAACGCTTTTGCTAGGCGAAAAATCCCCCAAACTTCCTTTTATTCCTCCCACGGTCATCAGTGGTATCAAACCGGGTATGCAACTTGAGGACGAAGAAACTTTTGGCCCGGTAGTCGCAATAGACCGCTTCAGCACTATTGAAGAGGGGATTTACAGGGCCAACGACTCTGTATACGGCTTGGGCGCCGTGGTATTTGGCAAGTCAGATGCCAAGGAAGTCGCAAATCAACTGCAGGCGGGCATGATCGGTATTAACCAGAGTGCCGGTGGAACACCATGGGTAGGCGCCAAACAGAGTGGTTTTGGCTACCACGGTGGGGCTGAGGGACACCGACAATTTGCCCAGCTCACCCTTATTAATCATTAA
- a CDS encoding 2OG-Fe(II) oxygenase: MPNSPDIAMNPATEANSSLEQDFFIIAREPGAEHPALPTWAARLENPASLKNSAPSLVQRREIAEVPGAFQLLNVFSSEECQRLIDITANIGYLPDAAVSLPREVRHNDSLTWVVDETTERLIWQRCSAFMQDPNGYFEGREPVGLNQRFRFYRYGEGDYFQFHTDGAWPGSRIIDGQLVANGFPDRFSEMTFLVLLSEDFDGGATRFRVNADNPYQQPSRHSMEDIDVRTPAGSVLCFPHGMHPLHRIHSSTPITRGIKYIIRTDILFLQD, encoded by the coding sequence ATGCCAAACTCTCCAGACATCGCGATGAATCCAGCAACTGAGGCCAACAGCAGCCTTGAGCAGGATTTCTTTATTATCGCCAGGGAACCCGGTGCGGAACATCCTGCTCTGCCCACCTGGGCCGCACGACTGGAAAACCCAGCCTCACTCAAAAATAGCGCCCCGTCTTTGGTTCAGCGCAGAGAGATTGCCGAGGTGCCCGGTGCTTTTCAATTACTCAATGTATTTTCCAGTGAGGAATGCCAGCGTCTCATCGATATCACTGCAAATATCGGTTATCTGCCAGATGCCGCCGTTTCTTTGCCCAGGGAGGTACGCCATAACGACAGCCTTACCTGGGTGGTAGATGAAACTACCGAACGGCTAATCTGGCAGCGGTGCAGCGCATTTATGCAGGACCCCAATGGCTACTTTGAAGGGCGGGAGCCAGTGGGTCTCAATCAGCGCTTTCGCTTTTATCGTTATGGCGAAGGTGATTACTTTCAATTTCACACCGATGGAGCCTGGCCGGGCAGCCGAATCATAGATGGCCAGTTGGTCGCTAATGGTTTTCCAGACCGTTTTAGCGAAATGACTTTTCTAGTGTTACTCAGTGAAGATTTTGATGGCGGCGCCACACGTTTTCGTGTCAATGCAGATAACCCCTACCAACAGCCCAGCCGGCACTCCATGGAGGATATTGATGTAAGAACCCCCGCAGGATCTGTGCTATGTTTCCCCCATGGTATGCACCCCTTGCATAGGATCCACAGCTCAACGCCAATTACTCGTGGAATAAAATATATTATTCGTACAGATATATTATTTCTTCAGGATTGA
- a CDS encoding DUF6058 family natural product biosynthesis protein, translating into MELIEYLQSHFYSKERLLSLSGLRQEEFANYQNALVMPKASYTLALGLQCHSFFGTHNESHNREFYAKGYVSWLKDLRLQNNPKQIFDLFKTRYTDTIYQLKSIGHNCSDIRMDKGPATHIENEWKHFIDGTYGLCTKSGLPEDIARKELASLEIKELAKERNLSRIGLQKLQRAIDLLESASSLFAPHERHKSSRQILINDIRQQFNLK; encoded by the coding sequence ATGGAATTGATAGAATATTTACAGAGTCATTTTTATAGCAAAGAGAGGCTGCTATCGCTAAGCGGTTTAAGGCAAGAAGAGTTTGCAAACTACCAGAATGCCCTTGTTATGCCTAAAGCTTCCTACACGCTGGCACTGGGTCTGCAATGCCATTCATTCTTCGGCACTCATAATGAATCCCATAACCGAGAGTTCTATGCCAAAGGTTATGTATCCTGGTTAAAAGACCTTCGTCTACAAAATAATCCAAAACAGATTTTTGATCTATTTAAAACAAGGTACACGGATACAATCTATCAATTAAAATCTATTGGCCATAACTGTTCCGATATAAGAATGGACAAGGGGCCTGCCACGCATATCGAAAACGAGTGGAAACACTTTATCGATGGAACTTATGGGCTATGCACCAAAAGCGGACTCCCCGAGGATATAGCCCGTAAAGAGCTGGCCTCTCTAGAGATCAAGGAGCTAGCGAAAGAGAGAAACCTCAGCAGAATAGGCCTACAAAAATTACAGAGGGCTATTGACCTACTAGAGAGCGCCAGCAGCCTTTTCGCACCCCATGAGCGCCACAAGAGTTCGAGGCAAATACTGATTAATGATATTCGCCAACAATTTAACTTAAAATAA
- a CDS encoding lipopolysaccharide assembly protein LapB, with the protein MKSRVYCLISFLLLSVLTVSAYARDWREYKSTNFTVYSDVSPKKAEALLRELEKFRRASLMVTGMEDRPENSRLRVYHFNSSKEFEKFSGKRSIGGFYTNTINGPLIFSQENKRGIFSGQAIMFHEYVHHLMRERGSMRYPRWYSEGFAELLASATIDKDSITIGNVPEWRAYSLEEGPLKAREILQPDYSRKGWKHANQYYASAWLLLHYLFFSEDARENSYHEKTKNYLMDINNGGDPLDLFTQHYDIREEDLDIALTLYLKERRRSGYKVNLTQNAFKIEKRKLNHNEKSLLLAERAVDLERYDQALRYLNKVKKDAAKLPGVIALKANLLMHNQQEAAAQTLFQELSEISDLNHTAATNLSVYHLYSLQNTLESRQWDEGNYTKTVHYADMAIALNPASLSAYQYKWMAQQYKGESVAALKTMMAAYQKNPNSIEINSAIGFHLAKLKKPKLAKPFLERTLAWSHNHKVRSRAKKLLDWVAKETSTGSETSSGQAS; encoded by the coding sequence ATGAAAAGCAGAGTTTACTGCCTTATATCCTTTCTATTGCTATCCGTCTTGACGGTATCAGCCTACGCTAGAGATTGGCGGGAATATAAAAGCACTAACTTTACCGTCTACTCTGATGTTTCACCGAAAAAAGCCGAGGCCTTATTGCGCGAGCTGGAAAAATTTCGCCGTGCCTCACTTATGGTAACAGGCATGGAAGATCGCCCAGAAAATTCTAGACTTAGGGTATATCACTTTAATAGCTCTAAAGAGTTTGAAAAATTCTCCGGAAAAAGAAGTATCGGAGGCTTTTATACCAACACTATTAATGGCCCCTTAATTTTCTCTCAGGAAAACAAACGTGGCATATTTAGTGGCCAAGCAATCATGTTTCATGAATATGTTCACCATCTTATGCGTGAGCGCGGTTCCATGCGTTACCCTAGGTGGTATTCAGAGGGATTCGCAGAGTTACTAGCCAGCGCGACTATTGACAAGGATTCCATCACCATCGGCAACGTTCCTGAGTGGAGAGCTTACTCTCTGGAAGAAGGTCCTTTGAAAGCAAGAGAAATTCTTCAGCCGGATTACAGTAGAAAAGGTTGGAAACATGCTAACCAGTATTACGCCAGTGCATGGTTATTATTACACTATTTATTTTTCAGCGAAGATGCCAGAGAAAATTCATACCATGAAAAAACTAAAAATTACCTTATGGACATCAATAATGGAGGAGATCCACTAGATCTCTTTACACAACATTATGATATCCGAGAGGAAGATTTGGATATCGCATTAACTCTCTACCTAAAAGAACGGCGTCGGTCGGGATACAAGGTTAATCTAACCCAAAATGCCTTTAAAATCGAAAAGCGCAAACTGAACCATAATGAAAAATCCCTATTACTGGCGGAACGAGCGGTTGATCTAGAAAGATACGATCAGGCGTTAAGATATCTGAATAAAGTAAAAAAAGATGCTGCCAAATTACCTGGAGTTATCGCTCTGAAAGCGAATCTATTGATGCACAATCAGCAGGAGGCTGCGGCACAGACTTTATTTCAGGAATTATCAGAAATATCTGATTTAAATCATACAGCGGCTACGAATCTATCTGTTTACCATTTATATAGCTTACAGAATACGCTTGAATCCCGACAATGGGATGAGGGGAACTATACCAAAACGGTGCATTATGCAGATATGGCTATAGCGCTAAATCCGGCTTCCCTATCGGCTTACCAGTACAAATGGATGGCTCAGCAGTACAAAGGCGAAAGTGTTGCCGCACTGAAAACCATGATGGCGGCCTATCAGAAGAATCCAAATAGTATTGAAATAAATAGCGCTATTGGCTTTCACCTCGCAAAACTTAAAAAGCCAAAACTCGCAAAGCCGTTTCTGGAAAGAACTCTGGCCTGGTCCCACAATCACAAAGTTCGATCACGCGCTAAAAAATTACTCGATTGGGTCGCAAAAGAAACTTCCACAGGCAGTGAAACAAGTTCAGGACAGGCATCCTGA
- the map gene encoding type I methionyl aminopeptidase — MNNIKIKTAREQALMRNSGELLSRVFAMLDGIVKPGITTMEINDRVETFITRELQARPASKGQYDYPYSLNTSINEVVCHGMPREGQALRDGDIVNVDITLEKSGYIADSSKMYMIGSVTPIAKKLVQCCYDAMWAGIHTVKPGATFGDVGHSIQQYVEKRGFSVVREYCGHGIGREMHEEPQVMHFGRAGSGAVLREGMTFTIEPMINQGNRKTKLKKDGWTVVTKDGRLSAQWEHTVLVTADGYEVLTLREEEKKS, encoded by the coding sequence GTGAATAACATAAAAATCAAGACCGCCAGGGAACAGGCGTTGATGCGTAACTCCGGTGAATTATTGAGCCGCGTGTTCGCTATGCTCGATGGTATTGTGAAGCCGGGTATTACCACCATGGAAATTAACGACCGGGTGGAAACGTTTATTACCCGGGAGTTGCAGGCGCGCCCGGCCAGCAAGGGGCAATACGACTATCCCTACTCTCTTAATACCTCCATTAATGAGGTGGTATGCCACGGCATGCCTCGCGAGGGACAGGCGTTGCGTGATGGCGATATCGTCAACGTGGATATTACCCTGGAAAAGTCCGGTTATATCGCCGACTCCAGCAAGATGTATATGATTGGCAGCGTAACGCCCATTGCCAAAAAACTGGTGCAGTGTTGTTACGATGCCATGTGGGCCGGTATTCACACCGTAAAACCCGGCGCGACTTTTGGTGATGTGGGCCATTCGATCCAACAGTATGTTGAAAAGCGCGGGTTCAGTGTGGTGCGTGAATACTGTGGCCATGGTATTGGCCGTGAAATGCATGAAGAACCCCAGGTAATGCACTTTGGCCGGGCGGGCAGCGGAGCTGTTTTACGCGAGGGGATGACATTTACGATTGAGCCCATGATCAATCAGGGCAATCGCAAAACCAAACTCAAAAAAGACGGTTGGACCGTGGTGACCAAAGATGGCAGGCTCTCCGCGCAGTGGGAGCACACAGTGCTGGTTACGGCGGATGGATATGAAGTGCTGACTTTGCGGGAAGAGGAAAAGAAGAGTTAG
- a CDS encoding ParD-like family protein, which produces MGIVKISDELHDEIRKASTTLARSINAQAEYWIKIGMLAELNPELSYSQLCKKLLRTESFTLEELTRE; this is translated from the coding sequence ATGGGTATCGTTAAGATCTCGGATGAATTGCACGATGAAATCCGTAAAGCGAGTACCACGCTGGCGCGTTCTATTAACGCGCAGGCCGAGTACTGGATAAAGATCGGCATGTTGGCCGAGCTGAACCCGGAGCTCAGTTACAGCCAGTTGTGCAAGAAGCTACTACGCACCGAATCATTTACTCTGGAAGAGCTCACTCGTGAATAA
- a CDS encoding NAD(P)/FAD-dependent oxidoreductase, which yields MFETTEKKRSAPKPSRLRIGQRYRASRLNGPYDALVIGSGIGGLTTAAMLSATGKKVLVLEQHYTAGGYTHAYDRNGYEWDVGVHYIGDVGEHPTMTGRIFDFITGGKLHWAPMDDTYDRICIGEEQFDLRAGRQAFIDELVKHFPAERENIERYLARLNEVAKSMQRMAMEKLFPSWCGPFMRLWRKLRDPSWLNKTTREVLGEITGNEKLISVLTGQWGDNGMAPAQSSFIIHALIAKHYLYGGYYPVGGASKISETIIPQIQASGGDVFTYAKVETILLDGNKVRGLRMSDGTEIEAPVVISGAGVFNTFERLLPQSASERLGYLHDLKTVTPSMSHLCLYIGLEKTAEELQLPKTNYWLYTSENYEEDMQAFLQDSDKDIPLAYISFPSAKDPTFTQRYPGRATIEIVAPANYDWFAQWSDKPWGKRGDDYETLKEAFSQRLLEHLYKHFPHLRGQIDYYELSTPLSTDYFCFYPRGEIYGLDHDPKRFEQRWLRPKTRLNGLYLTGQDVMSCGVAGAMISGVLTAQSILGLRQGGKLMRQVISGQPFQAPASGGEELGKAST from the coding sequence ATGTTCGAAACTACTGAAAAGAAACGCAGCGCCCCCAAGCCCAGCCGCCTGCGTATTGGCCAGCGTTACCGTGCCAGTCGCTTGAACGGCCCCTACGATGCCCTGGTAATCGGCTCTGGAATCGGCGGCCTGACTACCGCCGCCATGCTGAGTGCCACCGGTAAGAAGGTACTGGTCCTGGAGCAGCACTACACCGCCGGCGGCTATACCCATGCCTACGATCGCAATGGCTACGAGTGGGATGTCGGCGTGCACTACATTGGCGATGTGGGCGAACACCCCACCATGACTGGCAGGATTTTCGACTTTATCACCGGTGGTAAGTTGCACTGGGCGCCGATGGACGACACCTACGATCGCATTTGTATCGGCGAGGAGCAGTTTGATCTGCGCGCCGGTCGCCAGGCGTTTATTGATGAATTGGTCAAACATTTCCCCGCCGAACGGGAGAATATTGAACGTTACCTGGCCCGTCTCAACGAGGTGGCCAAGTCCATGCAGCGCATGGCAATGGAGAAACTGTTTCCCAGCTGGTGCGGCCCCTTTATGCGCCTGTGGCGCAAGCTGCGCGATCCTTCCTGGTTGAACAAAACCACCCGCGAAGTGCTGGGCGAGATCACCGGTAATGAAAAACTGATTTCGGTGCTCACCGGCCAGTGGGGCGACAACGGCATGGCGCCGGCACAGAGCAGTTTTATTATTCACGCCCTGATCGCCAAGCATTATTTGTATGGCGGCTACTACCCGGTAGGCGGTGCCAGTAAGATTTCCGAGACCATTATTCCGCAGATTCAGGCCAGTGGCGGCGATGTTTTTACCTATGCCAAGGTGGAAACCATTCTGTTAGATGGCAATAAAGTTCGCGGCCTGCGTATGAGCGATGGCACCGAAATCGAGGCGCCCGTAGTGATTTCCGGAGCCGGTGTATTTAATACCTTCGAGAGACTGCTGCCCCAGAGTGCCAGTGAGCGCCTTGGCTACCTGCACGACCTGAAAACTGTCACTCCCTCCATGTCTCATCTGTGCCTGTATATCGGCCTGGAAAAAACCGCCGAAGAACTACAGCTGCCGAAAACCAATTACTGGCTCTATACCAGTGAGAACTACGAGGAGGATATGCAGGCCTTCCTGCAGGATAGCGACAAAGATATTCCGCTAGCCTATATCTCTTTCCCCTCGGCCAAGGACCCCACCTTTACCCAGCGCTATCCTGGGCGCGCCACTATCGAAATCGTTGCCCCGGCCAATTACGATTGGTTCGCCCAGTGGAGCGACAAACCCTGGGGCAAGCGCGGTGATGACTACGAGACCCTAAAAGAGGCCTTCAGCCAGCGTTTATTGGAGCACTTGTATAAGCATTTCCCCCATCTGCGTGGGCAAATCGATTACTACGAGTTATCCACACCGCTGTCGACGGATTATTTCTGCTTCTATCCACGCGGTGAAATCTATGGCCTCGACCACGATCCCAAGCGCTTTGAGCAGCGCTGGCTGAGACCCAAGACGCGACTCAATGGGCTCTATCTCACCGGCCAAGATGTAATGAGCTGTGGCGTGGCTGGGGCGATGATCTCGGGGGTACTAACGGCCCAGAGCATTCTCGGCTTGCGCCAGGGTGGGAAGTTGATGCGTCAGGTTATTAGTGGCCAGCCTTTCCAGGCTCCGGCAAGCGGCGGTGAGGAGTTGGGCAAAGCATCCACCTGA
- a CDS encoding OmpA family protein: MAGKPLFVCYLALLVLLLAGCPNPDPNRKYALEPQSVVQSGESEKQARQAAPFADDLVRFLRGNSRKGGDTFRLRLEFDPGGFAPRMDSIADLEALLVIMRDFPEMRITIEGHTDNDGDPKKNLHLSQWRADWVRNFLIERGIDGERMRAQGYGDTDPIADNESKAGQRENRRLVIRVLNFDRMPSRLPRLKTSPSP; this comes from the coding sequence ATGGCGGGCAAGCCTTTATTCGTCTGCTATCTCGCCCTGCTGGTATTGCTACTTGCCGGCTGCCCCAACCCCGATCCCAACAGGAAATACGCCCTTGAGCCTCAGTCTGTGGTGCAGTCCGGTGAGAGTGAGAAGCAGGCACGACAGGCGGCTCCTTTTGCCGATGATTTGGTACGCTTCCTGCGCGGAAATTCCCGCAAAGGAGGCGATACTTTCCGGTTGCGTTTAGAGTTTGACCCCGGTGGTTTCGCACCGCGCATGGATAGCATCGCCGACCTGGAAGCACTGCTGGTGATCATGCGCGATTTCCCCGAGATGCGAATTACGATTGAGGGGCACACAGATAATGACGGTGACCCAAAGAAAAATCTGCATCTTTCTCAGTGGCGTGCTGACTGGGTGCGCAATTTTTTGATAGAGCGCGGTATTGACGGCGAGCGCATGCGCGCCCAGGGTTATGGCGATACAGATCCTATCGCCGATAACGAGAGCAAGGCGGGGCAAAGGGAAAACCGACGCCTGGTTATCCGGGTGCTCAATTTTGATCGAATGCCCAGTCGATTGCCTCGATTGAAGACATCTCCGAGCCCATAA
- a CDS encoding HAD family phosphatase, whose product MSSTDLIIFDCDGVLVDSESIVCRILAEEMNKLGMATTAEELDEQFSGRPARDCLLEIEKRFGGPLPDNYFGNTERRIREAFHAELEPIAGIEGLLDHLQQIGMRSCVASSGSHQKMQLTLNKTGLYDYFDGRIFSAEDVSRGKPWPELFLHAATSMGVKPERCLVVEDSNAGVEAAVAAGMRVVGYSTHSQRAPQLEQRGARVVSDMMAVLNFL is encoded by the coding sequence ATGTCTTCCACAGATTTGATCATTTTTGATTGCGACGGTGTGCTGGTAGATAGCGAGAGTATCGTCTGCCGCATCCTGGCTGAAGAAATGAATAAGTTGGGTATGGCCACCACTGCGGAGGAGCTGGATGAGCAATTCAGCGGCCGGCCTGCCAGGGATTGCCTACTGGAAATCGAGAAGCGTTTCGGCGGCCCCCTGCCGGACAATTATTTTGGTAATACCGAGCGCCGCATCCGCGAGGCATTCCACGCGGAGCTGGAGCCCATAGCCGGCATTGAGGGCTTGCTCGATCACTTACAGCAGATCGGCATGCGCAGCTGTGTGGCCTCATCGGGCTCGCACCAGAAAATGCAGCTGACCCTGAATAAAACCGGTCTCTACGACTACTTCGACGGCAGGATCTTCAGTGCTGAGGATGTCTCCAGGGGTAAACCCTGGCCGGAGCTATTCCTGCATGCGGCTACTAGCATGGGGGTGAAGCCGGAGCGCTGTCTGGTCGTGGAGGACTCCAACGCCGGTGTGGAAGCCGCGGTAGCCGCCGGCATGCGCGTGGTTGGCTACAGCACCCATAGTCAGAGAGCGCCACAGCTGGAGCAGCGCGGTGCCAGGGTAGTTAGCGATATGATGGCGGTGTTGAACTTCCTCTAA
- a CDS encoding 16S rRNA (uracil(1498)-N(3))-methyltransferase: MRIPRIYSQQALAGVSQIELDEGASRHLVKVLRLGAGHPITLFDGLGGEYSAELLATGKRAQVGVGAFREDNRQSPLALTLAIGISRGDRFDWVIQKATELGVAAIQPLFSERCEVKLSGERLQKKLGHWRQIAISACEQCERNLLPEIAEPVKLPQYLQTSTQQGEPQTKLVLHHRTELDLRRWEADNGKPDSALLMVGPEGGLSQAEIDLALGHGFMPLRLGPRVMRTETAPIAALSVLQFQWGDL; encoded by the coding sequence ATGCGCATCCCGCGTATTTACTCCCAGCAGGCCCTGGCCGGTGTTTCTCAAATCGAGTTGGATGAGGGCGCCTCCCGGCATCTGGTAAAAGTCCTACGCCTCGGCGCCGGCCACCCTATTACTCTGTTTGATGGTCTGGGTGGCGAGTACAGTGCGGAATTGCTGGCTACGGGTAAGCGCGCGCAGGTGGGTGTTGGTGCGTTTCGCGAAGACAATCGCCAGTCGCCTCTGGCGTTAACCCTGGCAATTGGCATCTCCCGTGGTGACCGATTCGACTGGGTGATACAGAAGGCCACCGAGCTGGGGGTGGCGGCTATCCAACCGCTGTTCAGCGAGCGCTGCGAGGTCAAACTATCCGGTGAGCGCCTGCAAAAAAAACTCGGCCACTGGCGCCAGATTGCTATCAGCGCTTGTGAGCAGTGTGAGCGCAATCTGTTGCCGGAAATTGCCGAACCGGTAAAACTCCCTCAGTATTTACAAACCTCAACCCAGCAGGGCGAGCCGCAAACCAAACTGGTATTACACCACCGCACCGAGCTGGATCTGCGCCGCTGGGAAGCGGACAATGGCAAGCCGGATTCGGCCCTGTTGATGGTGGGGCCAGAGGGTGGATTGTCCCAGGCGGAGATTGATCTGGCCTTGGGCCACGGCTTTATGCCACTGCGCCTGGGGCCTAGGGTTATGCGCACCGAAACCGCGCCTATCGCCGCACTGTCGGTGTTGCAGTTCCAATGGGGTGACCTGTAG